TTATTTTACCCAGATGATAAAAAATTCTTacactttggtacttttacaTGCTCAAACCAAAATCAAATATAAATTGTGCCCCAACCACACTTCCAACCAGCATAAAACCAATCCCAAGCCATACCACGATGCTACAATTCATACATTTTCAATCCACAAACCAACATTTCACAATTAACATTTAACATGATACCTATTCATGCATACATGCTTCCATTGAATCAAATTTCAATGACCATTTCAACTTATCCCATTTAGCCTTCAATCATGGAAATTTCCAAATACATTCTATAACAAATCAACTATGCACATATATCCATTTTTACCAATATGACATTATGCCTCATTTGATCCAAAAATTGTCATTCACCACATATCAAGCATTTACCATCAACCATGCTAACCTCATTTCCATAACTTAAGCATTCACATTCACATTTGGCCATTCGTAATCTCTAACTATGGCTCATCATACACACTTTTAAATATAACATGTAAGCATCCAAAATCAAACATCTTTTATGGATCAAACTTATAGACATTCATTGTAAGCAAATATGCAAAACAtttcctatgtacatgccacataaccgagACTAGGACAGTTAAAAGACTATTGAATCGaagacttgatagtgtgatttccGAAGTAATCCAATTGCCTTGTTTTGCAAAAGATAACTACAAGCAGAGAAAACACAAACAGAGTAAACATTTTATatgtttagtaagttcataaaagTTAAGATAGTAAAATGACCTCAATTCACAACTAATATAATGAATTAGCTAACTATACGACTTTCCTATCATCACATTTCACGTCAGTAAGGTGAGTTCATCAGTTACAATCTTACAACCTCTCAATATGTATAATACATTACTATTCAGTGACATTCTATCAGAATCATTGAACATATACGTCATTTCATCATTCCAAACATATAACCATTTTCAAATACTATACATATTATCAATCAGATATATTACATTTTACACTAACCATTTATCCCAATGAAATATAATAAACAAATACGGATATGTTGGTAACCACTAAAACACACCAGATTGCTTGTCCAAGCGATAACTCCAATACACACCTAAGCATCAAAGTGCTAAGGTCATAGGTAACAAACGTCATAAGACATTATACCCCTCTGGAATACACAAGGGTCTCCGTAGAGACGTAGAGACAAAACTCAATAACCCACAACAAATGCTAGATTCTGTTTTAAACAACGAAATTCTCCATACATCAGTATCACCTCATATCATATCCCGTACAACGTGTAATTAGCCCTATTGACATGCCAGTTGTATCCCATCCTTTCATAAGTTCATCCGGGTACATTTAACATATTAGCTCAtttctttacaattcaatccatttCTCATATTTTTGTACCATTTTATAACCAATTCAAAATACAATCATACGATATAATTTCataattcaaacacattcaatACATTTACAAACATAAGTACACCATATAAACTTACCAGACCAAAATGACAATAAGAGCAATGTTGGGGACTAATCtgcaatttttcttttttcttaattatttaCTGGTTGGTCCAAATCTTAATCTATACGGTAATTCATTTCAAATCATCAATTTCAATTAACTTATAACatcttattttatgtatataacattttaattacatttttgACAAAtttcctaaagtttcacattttattcaattcagtccctaAAACCTAAATAATCATATCTTTCACATTTAAGCTCCGATTTTCAATTTGATTCCAATATCATCCCTCTATAGCCCTCTAATACCTATATTTACAGAAAATTCATgctaatgttaaaatatttacactttagtccttttttactaaaacaacaattccactttacaaattagtccttttcatAACTAAGctcaaaatctatcaatttagtaccaaaaggattaaaattcaaaaatagaaacatttaaaatctttaataattttacaaattaatcattgtactagctaaatcaagcttccaaaatctcaaaaacataaaaaattacaaaaaaacgAACTCAAATTGGCTTACCATGCAAGGGCCAAACTTTCGAAAGTTTTGAAGATTCTAACCTTCTTCAATGGAGTTATTTTTCAATGGAATTCATTAAACGGTAAATGGAATTCATTAGTGAAATTGGTAAGTGTCATATAAGATGATAATCGAGAATTCTTAATGTTTAGTCTCTATTTAGTTGCGTACTTATTTTTCAATGCTTAGGTTAGTTgctacatttaaaaaaaaaaaaaaaaccgttGCTCATGTAGAATAAGGATAGGAATACGATTTAAATTCATTTCTTCAATATTATATGGAACAGAAATAATTGCAAATAAAACTGATGGGTATCTGGAGTTCGAAcatcatacatttcacaaatcCAATTCTGGAATGCAGCATTCCATTCCATTATCGCCACTGATACACAAATAATACCAATCAAAACTGCTAATAATATCATAACGCATTTCCCTCCACTCTTTGAACCTACAACAGTTATGAAACATCCAACATAACATGACTACTGTTGCTGTGCCGCCTGTGCAACATATAAGTCACCTTTACCACCACCATTTTCCATTGCTGGAACACTTTTCATTACTAATTTTTCATCTCCGACGAATGAATATAACATCTTGAAGATTTTATGCATGCAGGTCCTTGTTCGTATTCCATACAGGGGCTTTAGGACCTACACCATCACTCAACATCCCACTTCCATTATCCACGCTAATCAGAGGATCGGATTCACTTTCCTTAACCTGCATCATTCCATGAAGTAGGAAATATATATAGGTCAGCATATATTCCAAGATATCAGTAAAACTAGGATCGCATTTTATAATTTGTGGGCTATAGGTCATCGGAACAAACACGACCACTCAAGGAATTACCTGTGGCAACTGTGGTGATACTTCACTAGCCTTCTGCTGCTGGCTCTCAACAGTGCAATAATATGAATAAATGACCATTCCAACTACAGCAATCAAGATGCCCAAAATGTTGCGCCAGCTAAACGGATCATGAAGTAGAACATAACCAAAGGCCAAAACAAGGCATGTTTTTAGATGTCCTAGGACCTGATATGTCACAGGGGATGTCTTTCCAATTACCAGAAATGTACTAAAGTTGACAGAGACCGAAATCAGGCAGGAAAGAACAATGAAGAACTGCAACAAAGATTGCACATTAAAGAAATCCAATAAAAATACTATACTACTAATATTTCTCTTTACTCATTGGGTGGTGGGGATCTTATTCTTACCAGCACTTGAGGGGTATACTTGAAAGCAAAAACATTCTTGTTAGTCAAAAGCCCATCCAGGAATGGGCCAATGATGAACAGAGTTAATGCCTGGTAAGGGCAAGACTGGTAGAGAAGTTGGGTTGAAGATACTTTGAACTTCTTCTGAATTGTATTAGTCATCTAAGACAAGTAAGTTAAGAACTTAAAAAGCTAAGAGAATTTAGAGCAAGAAAACCTATTCATGCAAGTTCATTTGCAGTTCTTAAGGACCTAAACATGGAGGCTAATGACAGATAAAAGACAAAAAAATAAATAGCAAATATCACTCTAGTCAAAGGATACAATTTGAGCTATGCAAGTTGTAACAACTGCCAGCAGAGAAAGGATAGAACCCAGGATATTGAGCTGCATATCAGTCACAGTTGCAATTCCAACACCCAAAAGTAAAATGGCCAATGAAAGCTGGATATTCCTACTGCAATAGCATACAAATGTAACGAAACAAAGCCATAACCACAAAAGTACTTCAAAATAATAGCAGGTATAAACTGCAAAACCTAAAACCACTAGCAAACTATAAAATGAAACAATAATTCCTCAACTGGGCAAAGCATAGAAATTGTAATATcgaagaaagaaaattttgtacTGCAGCAGATGACAATAACACAAAGTTAAGAATTTAACAGACATAAGTACAGAAGGACCTTATCATCCACTGATGGGTGGAGGAATTATGATTTTATTCTCCCTTTTAGCATAAAACAGTGGGAATCAAGGCTTTTAATCCATTCCTGTAAGCATGTCAGCTCCATGAATGACCCCTAAGCCAACCAATGCAATGTCTAGCCTCTAAGagtaatctattcctaaggcttaTCTCCAAAAAAAAAACCACAGTTGCAAGAAGCCAAAGTTATAACATGAACTAACGTCGAAGAAACAAGCATGCTAATAACTGACCTGAATTTCTTTCTGAAGAAAAGGGTCTCCAAAAGAACAGTGCAGGGGATAATTGCCAGTTTTGTCATCTAAAATACATAAAAAGGGCAAACATTTTCAGAAACTAATGCTCCTAATATGCTTGTAAAAGTGAGGAAGAAAAGCCAAACTTTGAACTGGATATATAGCGCTAGCTACTGACAAAATTCCATAAACCAATAAGCTGTAAGCACAAGGTATCATTTTGTATGAATTTTGTTGGAATCAGCCAAAACTTGGACATGAATTTGATTCCAGAGGATAATGACAGGAAATGGAACTTTACCTGGTAGAAACCAACAGAATTGAACCCCAAACTAAGATTCAAAAGCCCAATGGATATCCCATTTAATATACCAAATCCCATGACAGCTCGGGCATCAAAAGGTTTGTGCTCAAACAATTTCATCCATAAGGCTACATGAAGAGAACAAAAAGTGACTAGGAGATGCCAGCTTGTCAAAGTTGTGGCTGCAAAACCCAGACCATAAATTAGCATAAATGGTCAAGTAATAGCATGGAAGCAAAGTGACAAATTCTGATGCTTTTTCAAATTAACCGCAAGTATTACAATAAACTATTAGCTTAAATCTCAGACTTTGAGAAAATATTTTTCTTCTTATGAAAATGAAAGAATGAGAACATTGGTCATCACATTGTAACCAAAATGAAGTAGCAATAATTGCAGAGAAAAAACATAGAAAGATTACACACCCACATCCTGAAGAGTCTATCACTAACAACAAGCTAAGATCTCTAAGAGAAACAAGTAAATAATGAGATTGTAACAATTAACTAGATTAGGCCGCCACGTAAAACCTCATAAACTCTGCTGACTAAACTATTCCTTTTGATCATAAATGTTAAAgaatttcaaattaaaatatcaatCCGCTCATATAGCATGTTATATATTAGCCATAAATCAATAGCAACCACTAAGGCATGGGATAGAAGCAACGTAAGCTTGTTTCTATTAATCAATCGTGAATTCATTTGATCACTTAGAAAGTAACTCGTATGATGACCAATCTGATGAGCACTAAAGTGACACTTACAAATAATAATTGATAGTAATCCCTACATAATAGTTTTCATACTTTATAGATTATGATTTGAAACACTTATCATCTCGTAACTTCAGTTTCAAGAGACTGATATTTCAGGTGCCTACATGGTTACAGATAATTTCCGCATTAACACACAAGACAGCAGCAATTGACAGTCAATTCAACATGTAA
Above is a genomic segment from Gossypium arboreum isolate Shixiya-1 chromosome 8, ASM2569848v2, whole genome shotgun sequence containing:
- the LOC108483542 gene encoding UDP-xylose transporter 3, with amino-acid sequence MSENRKFQLGTIGALSLSVVSSVSIVICNKALISTLGFTFATTLTSWHLLVTFCSLHVALWMKLFEHKPFDARAVMGFGILNGISIGLLNLSLGFNSVGFYQMTKLAIIPCTVLLETLFFRKKFSRNIQLSLAILLLGVGIATVTDMQLNILGSILSLLAVVTTCIAQIMTNTIQKKFKVSSTQLLYQSCPYQALTLFIIGPFLDGLLTNKNVFAFKYTPQVLFFIVLSCLISVSVNFSTFLVIGKTSPVTYQVLGHLKTCLVLAFGYVLLHDPFSWRNILGILIAVVGMVIYSYYCTVESQQQKASEVSPQLPQVKESESDPLISVDNGSGMLSDGVGPKAPVWNTNKDLHA